One segment of Streptomyces sp. NBC_00576 DNA contains the following:
- the cdgB gene encoding diguanylate cyclase CdgB, producing the protein MQALHQANSLADTLQAVPDGIVTGLGYERASVNLVRPDGDLVVAAYAGNTAVEADINGRVGSRDIWENLLAAGEAWGDLRFVSHAEIEALCAIPHWSIEGPLPRYEGEWHPADRLFAPMYVPSVKGGSSAELLGVICVDRPRNNRLPGLEQRKTLQSYAFQAAIAIHSSRLRANMQRALIRLEREQQAIRASEESFRQAFEYAPSGMAIAEMGGDQHGHILRTNDALCRLLGRPASAMRRYSFSDLVHPEDIGTMLRTSAEGGRAELRLGRRDGTYIWVSLRNSVIADAADGPRFLLTHVEDIEERKRRELQLAHRASHDSLTDLANSVELRSRLSSRLCQPSQPRIPDSPNLAGPPYNDHTWNSPSDSANMFDASRHHVHVIAPESDSAKGLAVLFCDLDGFKSINDRFGHNAGDTVLVEVARRLSQGVWDGDTVARLRGDQFVILADQRSKAEADGLTQRLRNDIIQPIRIDGRAMRVGVNISISWAQCGRTAEETLHAADLQMDNAKRSRHTKRGTT; encoded by the coding sequence ATCCAGGCTCTCCACCAGGCGAACTCTCTGGCCGATACTCTGCAAGCTGTCCCTGACGGCATAGTCACCGGCCTGGGGTACGAGCGGGCGTCCGTCAACCTTGTCCGCCCGGACGGCGACCTCGTCGTCGCAGCGTATGCAGGAAACACCGCTGTCGAGGCTGACATCAACGGCCGTGTCGGCTCACGCGACATCTGGGAAAATCTACTCGCCGCCGGAGAAGCGTGGGGGGATCTACGTTTCGTATCCCACGCCGAAATCGAGGCCCTTTGCGCCATCCCTCACTGGTCGATCGAGGGCCCCTTGCCTCGCTACGAAGGAGAGTGGCACCCTGCCGACCGGCTCTTCGCTCCTATGTACGTACCCAGCGTCAAGGGTGGCTCGTCCGCTGAATTGCTCGGTGTGATCTGCGTGGACCGACCGCGCAACAACCGCTTGCCGGGTCTCGAGCAGCGCAAGACCCTGCAGTCGTACGCCTTCCAAGCCGCCATCGCCATCCACAGCAGTCGACTCAGGGCTAACATGCAACGCGCCCTTATCCGGCTGGAACGCGAGCAACAGGCAATCCGTGCCAGCGAGGAATCATTCCGGCAGGCTTTCGAGTATGCCCCCTCAGGCATGGCCATCGCCGAGATGGGCGGCGACCAGCACGGTCATATTCTCCGGACGAACGACGCCTTGTGCCGGCTGCTGGGCCGCCCCGCCTCCGCGATGCGCCGCTACTCCTTCTCCGACCTCGTCCATCCTGAGGACATAGGCACCATGCTGCGCACCTCCGCCGAGGGCGGCCGCGCTGAGCTGCGCCTCGGACGCCGCGACGGCACCTATATATGGGTTTCCCTTCGCAACTCCGTCATTGCCGACGCCGCCGACGGCCCGCGCTTCCTTCTCACCCACGTCGAGGACATCGAGGAGCGCAAGCGCCGCGAACTCCAACTCGCCCACCGCGCCTCCCACGACTCCCTCACTGATCTGGCGAACTCCGTCGAGCTGCGCTCCCGCCTCTCCTCCCGTCTCTGTCAGCCCTCGCAGCCGAGAATCCCTGACTCCCCGAACCTCGCTGGCCCCCCTTACAACGACCACACCTGGAATTCCCCTTCGGACAGCGCCAACATGTTCGACGCCTCCCGACACCACGTGCACGTCATCGCCCCCGAGAGCGACAGCGCTAAGGGGCTCGCGGTCCTCTTCTGCGACCTCGACGGCTTCAAGTCGATCAACGACCGCTTCGGGCACAACGCGGGTGACACCGTGTTGGTTGAAGTCGCCCGCCGGCTCAGCCAGGGAGTATGGGACGGCGATACCGTAGCCCGGCTCCGCGGCGACCAGTTCGTTATCCTCGCCGATCAGCGCAGCAAGGCTGAGGCTGACGGCCTCACCCAGCGGCTGCGGAACGACATCATTCAACCGATCCGGATCGACGGCCGCGCCATGCGAGTTGGAGTCAATATCTCCATCAGCTGGGCCCAATGCGGCAGAACAGCAGAGGAGACGCTGCACGCTGCAGACCTGCAGATGGACAACGCCAAGCGTTCACGGCACACAAAAAGAGGGACAACCTAG
- a CDS encoding MmyB family transcriptional regulator, giving the protein MLRREAGRNPQDQRMAHLVGELSLADDDFRRWWGDHHIASRTRGSKSLRHPIAGDLTLDWDALTCAGDPEQQLVVWTAEPDTLSHDALRLLASWTATTTDHSVADR; this is encoded by the coding sequence ATGCTCCGCAGGGAAGCCGGACGCAATCCCCAGGACCAGCGCATGGCGCATCTCGTCGGTGAACTGTCCCTGGCGGACGACGACTTCCGCCGCTGGTGGGGCGACCACCACATCGCCAGCCGCACCAGGGGAAGCAAATCGCTGCGCCACCCGATCGCGGGCGACCTCACCCTCGACTGGGATGCCCTGACCTGCGCCGGCGACCCCGAACAGCAACTCGTCGTCTGGACCGCCGAACCCGACACCCTCTCCCACGACGCCCTGCGCCTCCTCGCCTCCTGGACCGCAACCACAACCGACCACTCCGTGGCCGACCGGTAG
- a CDS encoding AAA family ATPase — MTVVTVGTEETRLVVLRGNSASGKSSVAAGIRDRFGRGLAVVGQDNLRRIVLRERDRPGAANIGLIGLIARYALDAGYHVVVEGILYADHYGDMLARLFADHRGPTHLYYLHVPFEQTLARHAAKPIANEVSEPQLRDWYRELDLLSGGTETVIGDDSTLKETIDRIMLDTGLADLPALDR, encoded by the coding sequence GTGACCGTCGTGACGGTGGGCACCGAAGAAACCCGGTTGGTCGTGCTGCGCGGCAACAGCGCGTCGGGGAAGTCGTCCGTCGCAGCCGGCATCCGCGACCGCTTCGGCCGCGGCCTGGCTGTTGTCGGCCAGGACAACCTGCGCCGGATCGTCCTGCGTGAGCGGGATCGGCCGGGCGCCGCGAACATCGGCCTGATCGGCCTGATCGCCCGCTACGCCTTGGACGCCGGATACCACGTAGTGGTCGAAGGGATTCTGTACGCCGACCACTATGGCGACATGCTCGCCCGACTGTTCGCTGATCACCGTGGCCCAACCCACCTCTACTACCTGCACGTACCGTTCGAGCAGACCCTCGCCCGCCACGCCGCCAAACCGATCGCGAACGAGGTCAGCGAGCCGCAGCTGCGGGACTGGTACCGGGAGCTCGATCTCCTGTCCGGAGGCACCGAGACCGTCATCGGCGACGACAGCACCCTGAAGGAGACCATCGACCGCATCATGCTCGACACCGGCCTGGCCGACCTTCCCGCACTCGATCGTTGA
- a CDS encoding effector-associated constant component EACC1: MTLRIHDDSVEEETRSLHDWFEADRALRRSSQIEMLSSENPVAGAQGTVLDLVSLVLGSGFSAASLGISVASWRSTRPQRPTVTLERPDGRTVTISGASASETQRMVEQLLSED, from the coding sequence GTGACACTACGGATCCATGACGACAGCGTTGAGGAGGAAACCCGCTCGCTGCACGACTGGTTTGAGGCGGACCGTGCTCTCCGCCGTAGCTCACAGATTGAGATGCTCTCGTCCGAGAATCCTGTCGCTGGCGCGCAGGGAACGGTCCTCGATCTGGTTTCGCTCGTGCTCGGTAGCGGCTTTAGTGCGGCTTCGCTTGGAATATCGGTCGCCTCGTGGCGCTCTACCCGACCGCAGCGGCCAACCGTGACGCTAGAGCGTCCGGACGGCCGCACGGTAACGATCAGCGGTGCGTCAGCGAGCGAGACGCAGCGCATGGTGGAACAACTGCTCAGCGAGGACTGA